CTCGGATTCCTTCCGGAGGGCGGTCCTGAGGGCAAAGGCGAACCCTCCCCAGACGATTGAAACGATCACGATCATCGTGACCCAGGTGGCGACGGTCATGCGAGGGCCCTCATTGCGAACGGAAGACGCGCACGTGATATCCCTC
This portion of the Gemmatimonadota bacterium genome encodes:
- a CDS encoding MetS family NSS transporter small subunit, with translation MTVATWVTMIVIVSIVWGGFAFALRTALRKESEKGD